A genomic region of Xanthomonas fragariae contains the following coding sequences:
- a CDS encoding pyridoxal phosphate-dependent aminotransferase — translation MSTAPQKPLAIRERLSEVRYEIRGELARRARELEAQGRKLIKLNIGNPGAFGFRAPEHLQRAIADDMGRTDPYTHQQGLPEAREAIASAYSRRQHPDAHPDRIFIGNGVSELIDLSLRALLNPGDEVLVPSPDYPLWSAATILNDGRPVYYRCAPENGFQPDPVEIETLVSSRTRAIVLINPNNPSGASYSRELLERIVATATKHNLLLMVDEIYDQVLYDDAGFVPVAPLSGAHPCITFSGLSKVHRACGWRVGWALLSGEQSRINDLRNAMDLLGALRLCANVPGQYAIDAAVNGPDTISALCAPGGRLYETRRAVIDACEASAHLSLVAPAGALYAFPAVVGPAARNFDDHAFALDLMNEEGVLVVPGSSFNVPYRHHFRVTLLPEASVMRDVFARIDRALARRADAVTKVVPLKSRSVA, via the coding sequence ATGTCCACTGCCCCGCAAAAGCCGCTCGCCATCCGCGAGCGTCTGTCCGAAGTCCGCTACGAAATTCGCGGCGAGCTGGCGCGGCGAGCGCGGGAGTTGGAGGCGCAGGGGCGCAAGTTGATCAAGCTCAATATCGGCAACCCGGGTGCGTTCGGGTTCCGTGCGCCGGAGCATCTGCAGCGCGCGATCGCCGACGACATGGGCCGCACCGATCCGTACACCCATCAGCAAGGCCTGCCCGAAGCGCGCGAGGCGATCGCGTCGGCGTATTCGCGGCGCCAGCATCCAGATGCGCATCCAGACCGCATCTTCATCGGTAATGGTGTCAGCGAGCTGATCGATCTGTCGCTGCGCGCGTTGCTCAATCCCGGCGACGAAGTGCTGGTGCCCTCGCCCGACTACCCGCTGTGGTCGGCGGCGACCATCCTCAACGACGGCCGCCCGGTGTATTACCGCTGCGCGCCGGAGAATGGCTTCCAACCGGACCCGGTGGAAATCGAGACGCTGGTGTCCTCGCGCACCCGCGCCATCGTGCTGATCAACCCGAACAACCCCAGCGGCGCCAGTTATTCGCGCGAGTTGCTGGAGCGCATCGTGGCGACCGCCACCAAACACAACCTGTTGCTAATGGTCGATGAGATCTACGACCAAGTGCTGTACGACGATGCCGGGTTCGTGCCGGTCGCGCCGCTATCGGGTGCGCATCCATGCATTACCTTCAGTGGCCTGAGCAAAGTGCATCGCGCCTGCGGTTGGCGCGTGGGTTGGGCGCTGCTGTCTGGCGAGCAGTCGCGCATCAACGATCTGCGCAACGCGATGGATCTGTTAGGCGCCTTACGCCTGTGCGCCAACGTGCCGGGCCAGTACGCCATCGATGCGGCAGTGAACGGGCCGGACACCATCTCGGCACTGTGCGCACCCGGTGGCCGCTTGTACGAAACCCGCCGCGCGGTGATCGACGCTTGTGAGGCCAGCGCGCATCTGTCGCTGGTGGCCCCGGCCGGGGCGCTGTACGCGTTTCCTGCGGTAGTCGGCCCGGCGGCACGCAATTTCGACGACCATGCATTTGCGCTCGACCTGATGAATGAGGAAGGCGTGTTGGTGGTGCCCGGCTCCAGTTTCAACGTGCCGTATCGCCACCACTTCCGCGTGACCTTGCTGCCGGAAGCGTCGGTAATGCGCGATGTATTCGCACGTATCGACCGCGCACTGGCACGGCGCGCCGACGCGGTGACCAAGGTGGTGCCGCTCAAGTCGCGCAGCGTGGCGTGA
- a CDS encoding polysaccharide deacetylase family protein produces the protein MASCGMTTLETLYRTPSHPYRWVGLLALSQVAVALLWWQSGWVWGVPALLLSHVLFVVPVFLPRARLYAPVLARLPGSAPQVWLTIDDGPSDDTLAILELLDAYDAKATFFVVGVRAEQRPELVREIMRRGHGVGNHSHTHPQAWFWALGPRRMAQEIGQAQRLLATITGQAPRLYRSVVGMTNPFVASPLRAHGLTRVAWSARGFDGVRCEPDATVARIVRDLRPGAIVLLHEGAAHGHTLSILRGVLEAMQTRGLMGRRPD, from the coding sequence ATGGCATCATGCGGCATGACCACGCTGGAAACGCTGTATCGCACCCCCTCGCACCCGTACCGTTGGGTCGGCCTGCTGGCCCTCTCGCAGGTAGCGGTCGCGCTGCTGTGGTGGCAGTCAGGCTGGGTCTGGGGCGTACCAGCGCTGCTGTTGTCGCATGTGCTGTTTGTGGTGCCGGTGTTCCTGCCGCGTGCGCGTCTGTACGCGCCGGTGCTGGCACGCCTGCCGGGCAGCGCGCCGCAGGTGTGGCTGACCATCGACGATGGCCCCTCTGACGACACGTTGGCCATCCTCGAGCTGCTGGACGCCTATGACGCCAAGGCGACGTTCTTCGTGGTCGGCGTACGCGCCGAGCAGCGGCCCGAACTGGTGCGCGAGATCATGCGTCGCGGGCATGGCGTCGGCAACCACAGCCACACGCATCCGCAAGCCTGGTTCTGGGCGTTGGGGCCGCGCCGCATGGCGCAGGAAATCGGCCAGGCGCAGCGCTTGCTGGCGACCATCACCGGGCAAGCGCCACGGCTATATCGCTCGGTGGTCGGCATGACCAATCCCTTCGTCGCCTCGCCGCTGCGTGCGCATGGGCTGACCCGCGTGGCGTGGAGCGCGCGCGGTTTCGACGGCGTGCGCTGCGAGCCGGATGCCACCGTGGCACGCATCGTGCGCGACCTGCGCCCCGGCGCGATCGTGCTGTTACACGAAGGCGCCGCGCACGGCCACACACTCTCAATCTTGCGCGGCGTGCTGGAAGCGATGCAGACGCGCGGGTTGATGGGGCGGCGGCCGGACTGA
- a CDS encoding methyltransferase — protein sequence MSRAQALAIARAFLPPHPLGNRYDYYYTQAKLRTDPLYPGVLAELRGTSAPVLDLGCGLGLLAHALRADGQTLEYCGVDVDASKIRRAQHIAQRSALGNTQFAVVDLSVAWPQHRGSVTILDVLQYLQADRQASLLRSVAAMLTPGAKLVMRSALGDTSNRGRTSRVTDVLAHLSGWMQRMPRSYPTRDSLQSHLDAAGLRATFAPLYGNTPFNNWLIVAEPR from the coding sequence ATGAGCCGCGCGCAGGCGCTGGCAATCGCGCGCGCGTTTTTGCCACCGCATCCGTTGGGCAATCGCTACGACTATTACTACACGCAGGCCAAGCTGCGCACCGACCCGCTGTATCCGGGCGTGTTGGCCGAGCTACGTGGTACTTCTGCACCGGTGCTGGATCTGGGCTGCGGGCTGGGCCTGCTCGCGCATGCATTACGCGCCGATGGGCAAACGCTGGAGTATTGCGGGGTGGATGTGGATGCATCCAAGATCCGCCGCGCGCAACACATCGCGCAGCGTTCGGCGCTGGGTAACACGCAATTCGCCGTGGTCGACCTGAGTGTGGCGTGGCCGCAGCATCGCGGCAGCGTGACCATCCTGGACGTGCTGCAATATCTGCAAGCCGACAGGCAGGCTAGTCTGCTGCGCAGCGTGGCGGCCATGCTGACGCCGGGGGCCAAGCTGGTGATGCGGAGTGCATTAGGCGATACCAGCAACCGCGGTCGCACCAGCCGGGTGACCGACGTGTTAGCGCACCTGAGCGGCTGGATGCAACGTATGCCGCGCAGCTATCCCACCCGCGACAGTCTGCAATCACACCTGGATGCCGCTGGTTTGCGTGCTACGTTTGCGCCGCTGTATGGCAATACGCCGTTCAACAATTGGTTGATTGTGGCCGAACCGCGTTAA